The proteins below come from a single Carnobacterium divergens DSM 20623 genomic window:
- a CDS encoding response regulator transcription factor: MIRILIADDNVFITGGMAIVLNSYDDIEVVGTVANGQEALNYCLETPIDVVLMDVRMPIMDGVAATQKIVQQTQTKVLILTTFDDDDYISEALENGAKGYLLKNNDPDVIAQTIRSVALNQHVLQETIFEKFRLQLKTNQNEALSPTIDLSPFTTREVEIMASIAKGLSNKEIGKVLFISDGTVANYISTILSKTGLAHRTQIAIYFLTGKIGE; encoded by the coding sequence ATGATTCGGATTTTAATTGCAGATGACAATGTCTTTATTACAGGTGGAATGGCGATTGTGTTGAATTCTTATGATGATATTGAAGTGGTTGGTACCGTTGCTAACGGGCAAGAAGCCCTTAATTATTGCTTGGAAACGCCAATTGATGTTGTGTTAATGGATGTTCGGATGCCTATTATGGATGGTGTGGCAGCTACACAGAAAATTGTTCAACAAACACAGACAAAGGTATTAATTTTAACGACTTTTGATGACGATGATTACATATCGGAAGCTTTGGAAAATGGAGCAAAGGGTTATTTACTTAAAAATAATGATCCTGATGTGATTGCTCAAACCATTCGGAGTGTTGCATTGAACCAGCATGTCTTGCAAGAAACGATTTTTGAAAAATTTAGGCTGCAATTAAAAACAAATCAGAATGAGGCGTTGTCGCCTACGATTGACTTGAGCCCGTTTACTACTCGAGAAGTTGAAATTATGGCAAGTATTGCCAAAGGCTTGTCTAATAAGGAAATCGGTAAAGTTTTGTTTATTTCTGATGGAACTGTTGCCAATTATATTTCAACCATTCTTAGTAAAACGGGGTTGGCCCATCGGACACAGATTGCGATTTATTTTTTAACTGGGAAGATTGGTGAATGA
- a CDS encoding transporter substrate-binding domain-containing protein, producing MKQLLKKGALLFLMMLVLTACGKASVANEDIKTRIKTSPTIVWGVKTDTRLFGLINIESREIEGFDIDIAKALTTEILGKDGKAEFVEVTSKTRIPLLKNGNIDAIIATMTISDERKKVVDFTDSYFDAGQSLLVKKGSPIKSIADLNARTTVLAVKGSTSAINIRANAPETKVLELENYAEAFTALQSGQGDAMTTDNSILLGIAEENPDYELAGGNFTDEPYGIAINKGQEPFLKEVNHALETIRSNGTYDKIYQKWFPKK from the coding sequence ATGAAACAATTATTAAAAAAAGGCGCTCTCCTCTTCTTGATGATGCTCGTCTTAACGGCTTGTGGCAAAGCAAGTGTTGCGAACGAGGACATTAAAACAAGAATCAAAACCAGTCCAACGATTGTTTGGGGAGTAAAAACAGATACACGGCTTTTTGGTTTAATCAATATTGAATCTCGTGAAATTGAAGGCTTTGACATTGATATTGCAAAGGCCTTAACAACAGAAATACTTGGTAAGGATGGAAAAGCGGAGTTTGTGGAAGTTACTTCCAAAACAAGAATTCCCTTGTTAAAAAACGGAAATATTGATGCCATTATTGCTACTATGACGATTTCTGACGAGCGTAAAAAAGTAGTGGATTTTACAGATAGCTATTTTGATGCAGGGCAATCTTTGTTAGTCAAAAAAGGCAGTCCTATCAAAAGCATTGCAGATTTAAATGCTCGTACAACAGTTTTAGCGGTTAAGGGCTCCACTTCTGCCATTAACATTCGAGCTAATGCGCCTGAGACAAAAGTATTGGAATTAGAAAATTATGCAGAGGCTTTTACTGCCTTGCAATCTGGCCAAGGTGACGCTATGACTACAGATAATAGTATCCTTTTAGGAATTGCTGAAGAAAATCCTGATTATGAACTTGCCGGTGGGAACTTTACTGATGAGCCTTATGGGATTGCCATTAATAAAGGGCAAGAACCTTTCCTAAAAGAAGTGAATCATGCTTTAGAAACAATTAGATCTAATGGAACTTATGATAAGATTTATCAAAAATGGTTTCCTAAAAAATAA
- a CDS encoding amino acid ABC transporter permease, producing the protein MGTILSTYSTPLIEGFKYTLYASLLALLFSLIIGTLMAIFQLSHKKWVQYFAKAYVEFFRNIPLLIIVMFFYVVAPLYWFQLNGFTAGTIGLTLYTSAFIAETVRAGIESVPKGQLEAGLSSGFTYSKVMWYIILPQAFKIVIPPLGNQFINLVKNSSILAMVAGLDLMYQGDLIASETFNTFDTYLIVGGFYLILTLPLSYLMKHIEKRLEVKN; encoded by the coding sequence ATGGGTACAATTCTTTCAACTTACTCAACGCCTTTGATTGAAGGTTTTAAATATACACTTTATGCAAGTTTGCTTGCATTGCTTTTTAGTTTGATTATTGGAACGTTGATGGCTATTTTTCAACTCTCTCATAAAAAATGGGTTCAATACTTTGCAAAGGCTTATGTGGAATTTTTCCGTAATATTCCGTTATTGATTATTGTTATGTTTTTCTACGTGGTTGCACCTTTGTATTGGTTTCAATTGAATGGCTTTACTGCGGGAACCATTGGATTAACCCTTTATACTTCTGCTTTTATTGCTGAAACGGTTCGTGCAGGAATTGAGAGTGTTCCAAAAGGTCAATTAGAAGCTGGGCTTTCTTCTGGTTTCACCTATTCCAAGGTGATGTGGTACATTATTTTGCCCCAAGCCTTTAAGATTGTCATTCCCCCACTAGGCAATCAGTTTATTAATCTAGTGAAAAATTCCTCTATTTTAGCGATGGTTGCAGGTCTTGATTTGATGTATCAAGGGGATTTGATTGCAAGTGAAACCTTTAATACCTTTGATACGTATTTAATTGTTGGTGGGTTTTATTTGATTTTAACATTGCCTTTGTCTTATTTGATGAAGCATATTGAAAAACGTTTAGAGGTTAAAAATTAA
- the abc-f gene encoding ribosomal protection-like ABC-F family protein yields the protein MFITVKEIGKTFGSLTLFEELSFTIPENKKIGLVGDNGSGKSSLFKLLLGIEFPSSGTIIRKKGLKIGYLEQLPVALPNETVYQVIEQSFPTFIKMKTKLTSMECELATETDEVKMSSLLFKYGELQETFIEIGGYELDYKIQKLATGLGIETLLKATFNQLSGGEQTKVGLIKTLLQNPDLLLLDEPTNHLDLQAIEWLEHYLKEYSGGVVIISHDRHFLDEVVEQIYELEDSEVSIFNGNYSRYKIQKQKKLELELKDYQEQQKKIKKLQDAIRRYRQWGNESGNEDMFKKAKSLEKRVQRIQQLAKPTMEKEKVKLTLEVTQRSGKKVLSFHDVSKAFGEKHLFTELDFTLLWKQRVGMVGENGTGKSSLIRLALKEIAPDKGEIKIGEGVKIGYLPQKISFPKEEATVLATFRSEIGMEEGTARQFLATFLFFGSDVFRKVGQLSGGERMRLRLAILMEQETNLLILDEPTNHLDISTREVIEDVLSNYQGTIFAISHDRYFLAKVTNETLWLDKKGLTMYPGSYQWAAAKRKEQLSIATIPLSNKKIKLSVATIERKLEEKTIELTKLKQKLKIEPENTLLLQQINEVKSAISSLENEWLQQTDN from the coding sequence ATGTTTATTACAGTCAAAGAAATCGGAAAAACCTTCGGAAGTTTAACCTTATTTGAAGAACTTTCCTTTACAATACCAGAAAACAAAAAAATCGGTTTAGTTGGAGACAATGGGAGTGGGAAATCAAGTTTATTTAAACTTTTACTCGGCATAGAATTCCCTAGTAGTGGAACAATCATCCGAAAAAAGGGGTTGAAAATCGGCTATTTAGAACAATTGCCTGTAGCGCTACCCAATGAAACGGTCTACCAAGTAATTGAACAAAGCTTTCCAACCTTTATCAAAATGAAAACGAAATTGACGTCAATGGAGTGTGAACTAGCTACAGAAACTGATGAAGTTAAAATGTCTTCTCTGCTTTTTAAATATGGGGAATTACAAGAGACGTTTATCGAAATTGGTGGATATGAGTTAGATTACAAAATCCAAAAACTAGCGACAGGTTTAGGAATAGAAACACTTTTAAAAGCAACATTCAATCAATTAAGTGGAGGCGAACAAACCAAAGTCGGTTTAATCAAAACCCTGCTACAAAATCCCGATTTATTATTATTAGATGAACCTACCAATCATTTGGATTTACAAGCAATCGAATGGTTAGAACATTATCTAAAAGAATACAGCGGTGGAGTTGTTATTATTTCTCATGACCGCCATTTCTTAGATGAAGTAGTGGAGCAAATCTACGAGCTTGAAGACAGTGAAGTGAGTATTTTTAATGGCAACTATAGTCGTTATAAAATTCAAAAACAAAAGAAGCTAGAACTAGAATTAAAAGATTACCAAGAACAACAAAAGAAAATCAAAAAACTTCAAGATGCCATTCGCCGTTACCGACAATGGGGAAATGAAAGTGGCAACGAAGATATGTTCAAAAAGGCAAAAAGCTTAGAAAAAAGGGTGCAACGAATTCAACAGCTAGCTAAGCCAACTATGGAAAAAGAAAAAGTTAAACTTACTTTAGAGGTCACACAACGAAGTGGAAAAAAAGTTTTAAGCTTTCACGATGTAAGTAAAGCTTTTGGTGAGAAACACTTATTTACAGAGCTTGATTTCACCTTACTATGGAAACAGCGAGTAGGAATGGTAGGTGAAAATGGCACCGGTAAATCTTCCTTAATACGTTTAGCTTTAAAAGAAATAGCTCCTGATAAAGGAGAAATAAAAATAGGTGAAGGCGTAAAAATAGGGTACTTACCTCAAAAAATTAGTTTTCCAAAAGAAGAAGCAACGGTATTAGCGACCTTCCGTTCAGAAATCGGCATGGAAGAAGGAACAGCTAGACAATTTCTAGCGACGTTTTTATTCTTTGGCAGCGATGTTTTTCGTAAAGTTGGGCAATTAAGTGGCGGGGAACGAATGAGATTACGTTTAGCCATTTTAATGGAACAAGAAACAAATCTCTTGATATTAGATGAGCCAACCAATCATTTAGATATTTCTACCAGAGAAGTAATCGAAGACGTCCTGTCTAATTATCAAGGAACCATTTTTGCAATTTCCCATGACCGTTATTTTTTAGCAAAAGTAACGAATGAAACGTTATGGTTAGATAAAAAGGGCCTAACGATGTACCCTGGCAGTTATCAATGGGCGGCTGCTAAACGAAAAGAACAACTTTCTATTGCAACAATTCCACTTTCAAACAAAAAAATAAAATTATCAGTAGCTACGATTGAAAGGAAATTAGAAGAAAAAACGATTGAATTAACAAAACTCAAACAAAAATTAAAAATCGAACCAGAAAATACGTTATTACTTCAACAAATTAATGAAGTGAAATCCGCTATCAGCTCGTTAGAAAATGAATGGTTACAACAAACTGACAATTAA
- a CDS encoding amino acid ABC transporter permease, whose product MNFIEAFSWINIRFLLDGLWVTIMVAVLSIIFSFVIGGIAGLIRFMKVPFISAIVGVLIDIIRNLPLLLIIFFTYFALPQVGIRLSIFWSSVAALTIFESAMLSEIIRAGLNAVPKGQMEAGRSTGLTYGQTLWSIIFPQAFQKMLPPIVSQFISLIKDTSLAVIISLPELTHNAKIIYGQDTTAVLPMFAAMTFLYFIVCFLLSRVSKRLELKLQ is encoded by the coding sequence TTGAACTTTATCGAGGCTTTTTCATGGATCAATATTCGCTTCTTATTAGATGGTTTATGGGTCACAATTATGGTCGCTGTCTTGTCGATTATTTTTAGCTTTGTCATCGGCGGGATTGCAGGTCTGATTCGTTTTATGAAAGTTCCATTTATTTCAGCGATTGTCGGTGTTTTAATTGATATTATACGTAATTTGCCTTTGTTGTTGATTATCTTTTTTACTTATTTTGCATTGCCACAAGTTGGCATTCGTCTAAGTATTTTCTGGTCAAGTGTGGCTGCTTTAACTATTTTTGAATCGGCAATGCTCTCTGAAATTATTCGAGCGGGCTTAAATGCCGTTCCTAAGGGGCAAATGGAAGCTGGTCGTTCGACTGGATTGACGTATGGTCAAACACTTTGGTCGATTATCTTTCCACAGGCCTTTCAAAAGATGCTTCCCCCGATTGTCAGCCAATTTATTTCATTAATTAAAGATACGTCTCTTGCTGTTATTATTTCTTTACCAGAATTGACTCATAATGCAAAAATTATTTACGGTCAAGATACAACAGCCGTCTTACCGATGTTTGCTGCTATGACATTCTTGTATTTTATTGTTTGTTTCTTACTTTCGCGTGTATCGAAACGACTTGAGCTGAAACTTCAATAA
- a CDS encoding ABC transporter permease/substrate-binding protein — MMTLIETFQERKEDLATALLQHIQISFVALLIAVLIALPLGIYLTSHKKIAEPIIQVAAIFQTIPSLALLGLMIPLVGIGTLPAVIALVIYALLPILRNTYTGIAEVDPSLVEAASAMGMNRWRSLYKVQIPIAMPVIMAGIRTAMVLIIGTATLAALIGAGGLGSLILLGIDRNNHQLILLGAIPAALLAIIFDYLLRIFERISFKKSLITLGTLAVVILGFILIPLINQPQKEVVIAGKLGAEPEILINMYKYLIEDETDLKVTLKPNMGKTSFLFNALQKGDIDIYPEFTGTVLETFLNEPSKSHDENQVYQQAKTGLDKQFKMAYLDPMKYNNTYALAVSQNYAKEHQLSSISDLQAVSHTANVGFTLEFADRNDGYKGIQKLYGITFDRLQTMEPKLRYSAIEAGDIQVIDAYSTDSELAQYKLTVLKDDRQLFPPYQGAPLLLNSTLEKYPELAAILNKLGGKITDDEMRKMNYEVNINNQSAATVAKEFLQKKGFLE, encoded by the coding sequence ATGATGACGTTGATTGAAACATTTCAAGAACGTAAAGAAGATTTAGCAACTGCTCTCCTTCAACACATTCAAATTTCTTTTGTTGCCTTGTTGATTGCGGTTTTAATTGCACTGCCTTTAGGAATTTATTTAACTTCTCATAAAAAAATTGCGGAGCCTATTATTCAAGTTGCGGCTATTTTCCAGACAATCCCCTCTCTTGCCTTATTAGGCTTAATGATTCCTCTAGTGGGAATTGGAACGTTGCCTGCTGTGATTGCGTTAGTCATTTATGCACTCCTTCCAATTTTGCGAAATACCTATACAGGAATTGCGGAGGTTGATCCTTCTCTTGTTGAAGCAGCAAGTGCGATGGGGATGAATCGTTGGCGTAGTCTGTACAAGGTTCAAATTCCAATTGCTATGCCTGTTATTATGGCAGGAATTCGAACAGCGATGGTTTTAATTATTGGTACGGCCACCTTAGCGGCTTTAATCGGTGCTGGTGGTTTAGGAAGTTTGATTTTACTTGGCATTGACCGGAATAATCATCAATTAATTTTACTTGGGGCAATTCCTGCTGCTTTGTTAGCTATTATTTTTGATTATTTATTACGGATTTTTGAACGTATCTCCTTTAAAAAAAGCTTGATTACTTTGGGCACCTTAGCAGTCGTTATTCTAGGCTTTATTTTAATCCCGCTTATTAATCAACCTCAAAAAGAAGTTGTCATTGCAGGGAAATTAGGTGCTGAACCAGAAATTTTAATCAATATGTATAAATACCTTATTGAAGATGAAACGGATTTGAAGGTTACATTAAAACCAAATATGGGAAAAACTAGCTTTTTATTTAATGCATTGCAAAAAGGCGATATTGATATTTACCCAGAATTTACTGGGACGGTTTTAGAGACCTTCTTAAATGAGCCTTCTAAAAGTCATGATGAAAACCAAGTCTATCAACAAGCTAAGACCGGACTGGATAAGCAATTCAAAATGGCGTATTTAGATCCGATGAAGTACAATAACACTTATGCTTTAGCGGTTTCTCAAAACTATGCAAAAGAACATCAACTATCCTCTATTTCTGATTTACAAGCAGTTAGTCATACTGCAAATGTTGGCTTTACCTTAGAATTTGCTGATCGTAATGATGGGTATAAAGGGATTCAAAAATTATATGGGATTACCTTTGATCGTTTACAAACGATGGAGCCTAAACTTCGTTACTCTGCTATCGAAGCTGGTGATATTCAAGTGATTGATGCCTACTCAACGGATAGTGAGCTGGCTCAATACAAGTTAACGGTCTTAAAAGATGATCGACAGCTCTTCCCTCCTTATCAAGGCGCGCCATTGCTTTTAAACAGCACGCTGGAAAAATATCCAGAATTAGCAGCTATTTTAAATAAGCTAGGTGGAAAAATAACGGATGATGAGATGCGGAAAATGAATTATGAAGTGAATATTAACAATCAATCGGCAGCTACTGTTGCGAAAGAGTTTCTTCAAAAAAAAGGATTTTTGGAGTAA
- a CDS encoding YutD family protein: MTQENKTKEPKQEVMEAAVVEEVAVTEPVEENLLVKRIDETTIMIEEQTYEIVLNYREAFDAERLSERYSEILSKYDYIVADWGFEQLRLKGFYDDKNRKVSQDQRISTLQDYLYEYCNFGCAYFVLQRVGEVKKEKSFKPKRSRNRPTNSNPKAVTTKPEAKSQKNKTTKPNNTAQKASKKNFVTKDVTQPKQVQVVQKQKQEPKAKIKTVEEKNGQRHFNIRRNDVEQVKNKS; the protein is encoded by the coding sequence ATGACCCAGGAAAATAAAACAAAAGAACCTAAGCAAGAAGTAATGGAAGCAGCAGTAGTTGAAGAAGTGGCTGTGACTGAACCAGTAGAAGAAAATCTCTTAGTTAAACGAATTGATGAAACAACCATTATGATTGAAGAACAAACCTATGAGATCGTTTTAAACTATCGAGAGGCATTTGATGCTGAAAGACTTTCAGAACGATACAGTGAAATTCTATCAAAATACGATTACATCGTAGCCGATTGGGGTTTTGAACAATTAAGACTAAAAGGCTTCTATGATGATAAAAATCGAAAAGTTTCGCAAGATCAACGCATCAGTACGCTACAAGATTACCTGTATGAATATTGTAATTTTGGTTGTGCTTACTTTGTGTTGCAACGAGTTGGGGAAGTGAAAAAAGAAAAGAGTTTTAAACCAAAAAGATCACGGAACCGTCCAACTAATTCAAATCCTAAAGCAGTAACGACAAAGCCAGAAGCAAAATCACAAAAAAATAAAACAACCAAACCAAACAACACAGCACAAAAAGCATCTAAAAAGAATTTTGTAACAAAAGACGTAACGCAACCAAAACAAGTACAGGTTGTTCAAAAACAAAAGCAAGAACCAAAAGCAAAAATTAAAACAGTAGAAGAAAAAAATGGGCAACGTCACTTTAACATTCGTCGCAATGACGTTGAACAAGTTAAAAATAAATCGTAA
- a CDS encoding ABC transporter ATP-binding protein, protein MIRFENVSKSYSPGKPVVSDLTLEINEGEFFVLIGPSGSGKTTTLKMINRLIPLTTGTIRIQNKPIIDYTIHELRWNIGYVLQQIALFPNMTIEENITTVPEMKKWSKTQMKERVTELLTSVGLDAESYRHRLPSELSGGEQQRVGVLRAMAADPDIILMDEPFSALDPISKKNLQEDVAKLHQQVKKTIVFVTHDMQEALKLGDRICIMKEGHVEQIGTPDEICQNPKNEFVREFLQSGNVAVTTSQTVQTLMAMNHFSTSPLALEETEALVVTKETSVDDLILALTRFPIVQIIEDSTYLGKITHQDFLAFLSSGIQKGGTD, encoded by the coding sequence ATGATTCGCTTTGAAAACGTCTCAAAATCTTATTCTCCAGGAAAACCTGTTGTTTCGGACTTAACTCTTGAAATTAACGAAGGAGAATTTTTTGTCTTGATTGGTCCTAGTGGAAGTGGAAAAACCACTACCTTAAAAATGATCAATCGCTTAATTCCATTAACAACTGGTACGATTCGAATTCAGAATAAACCGATTATTGACTATACGATTCATGAGTTGCGTTGGAATATTGGCTATGTCTTACAGCAAATTGCCCTTTTTCCAAATATGACGATTGAAGAGAACATTACAACTGTACCCGAAATGAAAAAATGGTCAAAAACGCAAATGAAGGAACGAGTAACAGAGTTGTTAACGAGTGTGGGCTTAGACGCTGAAAGTTACCGTCACCGTTTGCCTTCTGAATTATCTGGTGGTGAACAACAACGTGTGGGTGTTTTACGAGCAATGGCGGCTGACCCAGATATTATTTTAATGGATGAGCCCTTTAGTGCACTGGACCCTATCAGTAAAAAGAATTTGCAAGAAGATGTGGCGAAACTTCATCAACAAGTTAAAAAGACGATTGTCTTTGTGACTCATGATATGCAAGAGGCTTTAAAGTTAGGCGATCGCATTTGTATTATGAAGGAGGGGCATGTGGAACAAATTGGGACTCCTGATGAAATTTGTCAGAATCCTAAAAATGAATTTGTTCGCGAATTTCTTCAATCTGGGAATGTAGCTGTTACCACTTCTCAAACCGTTCAAACGTTGATGGCTATGAATCATTTTTCAACATCACCTTTAGCACTTGAAGAAACGGAGGCTTTAGTGGTCACAAAAGAGACTTCGGTTGATGACTTAATTTTAGCCTTAACAAGATTTCCAATTGTTCAAATCATAGAGGACTCCACTTACTTAGGTAAAATCACTCATCAAGACTTCCTTGCATTTCTAAGTTCTGGTATTCAAAAAGGAGGGACAGATTGA
- a CDS encoding amino acid ABC transporter ATP-binding protein: MIEFKEVEKYYGSFHALKDINLTVQKGEVVVVIGPSGSGKSTMLRCINGLEDITEGQLLINDVDLHGKGTNMNQVRKNLGMVFQHFNLYPHKTVLENITLAPIKVLKKSKEDATKLAETLLEKVGMLDKKDSYPSQLSGGQQQRIAIARGLAMQPEVMLFDEPTSALDPEMIGEVLEVMKKLAREGMTMVVVTHEMGFAREVADRVIFMADGQILEDANAIEFYEQPKEIRAQQFLSKIINH; encoded by the coding sequence ATGATTGAATTTAAAGAGGTTGAAAAATATTACGGCTCATTTCACGCCTTGAAAGACATTAATTTAACCGTACAAAAAGGTGAAGTTGTGGTTGTAATCGGTCCTTCTGGCTCTGGTAAAAGTACGATGCTTCGTTGCATTAATGGGTTGGAAGATATTACTGAAGGGCAGCTTTTGATAAATGATGTGGATCTACATGGTAAGGGAACAAATATGAATCAAGTTCGTAAAAACCTGGGAATGGTCTTTCAGCATTTTAATTTGTACCCTCATAAAACAGTGTTAGAAAACATTACACTTGCACCAATCAAAGTCTTAAAAAAATCAAAAGAGGATGCCACTAAATTAGCAGAAACGTTGCTTGAAAAAGTCGGCATGTTAGATAAAAAGGATTCCTACCCTTCTCAATTATCTGGTGGTCAACAGCAGCGAATTGCGATTGCAAGGGGCTTAGCTATGCAACCGGAAGTAATGCTGTTTGATGAACCAACGTCAGCACTTGATCCTGAAATGATTGGGGAAGTTCTTGAGGTGATGAAAAAATTAGCACGTGAAGGAATGACGATGGTTGTTGTTACCCATGAAATGGGCTTTGCAAGAGAAGTGGCTGATCGCGTGATTTTTATGGCAGATGGTCAAATTTTAGAAGATGCAAATGCGATTGAATTTTATGAGCAGCCAAAAGAAATCAGAGCACAACAATTTTTAAGCAAAATCATTAATCATTAA
- a CDS encoding bifunctional metallophosphatase/5'-nucleotidase: MERIHIYHTNDLHSHFENWPRIQEFLLEQREYDRQKNEEVLIFDIGDALDRVHPLTEATDGKANIAALNQIHYDGATIGNNEGVGNSKKQLNQLYSEANFPVLLANLIDKETNLKPEWAELFKIYQTKSGHRIGVFGLTAPFPTSYEPNGWHVIEPDDCIPELLEILIPMVDSIFLLSHLGIEEDRKIANMYPMINLIMGSHTHHLLPTGEKNRETFVTAAGKFGQHIGHITLELAAGKIQHEKAEVIATCSLPPTANEAKLISDYEEQGHIQLKEQKIAYLPNAFSISWKGSSQLVNLGLKAIKDYAQTEVAIVNAGLFMKPLQKGIISKNDLHQILPHPMRVLTCTLDGENLERLILEMEKNRNYLRYFPIKGLGFRGELFGEICYDGISYDNESQTVYWQGAKVEPQKEYTLATVDHFLYVPFFPTIEIKGRNQVLFPFFIRDVLGQYLKRNYPIA, encoded by the coding sequence ATGGAACGCATTCATATTTACCATACAAACGATCTCCACTCACATTTTGAAAATTGGCCACGAATTCAGGAATTTTTACTAGAGCAACGTGAGTATGATCGTCAAAAAAATGAAGAAGTATTAATTTTTGATATCGGCGACGCCTTAGACCGAGTTCATCCTTTAACAGAAGCCACTGATGGCAAAGCAAATATCGCAGCCTTAAATCAAATTCATTATGACGGTGCGACAATTGGCAATAACGAAGGCGTAGGAAATTCAAAAAAACAATTGAATCAGCTCTATAGCGAAGCCAATTTTCCTGTTTTGCTGGCTAACTTAATCGATAAAGAAACAAATTTAAAACCAGAATGGGCAGAGTTATTTAAAATTTATCAAACAAAATCAGGACATCGAATCGGCGTCTTTGGTTTAACGGCTCCCTTTCCAACTAGCTATGAACCTAATGGCTGGCATGTGATTGAGCCCGATGATTGTATCCCCGAACTACTAGAAATTCTAATTCCAATGGTAGATAGTATTTTCTTATTATCCCATTTAGGAATTGAAGAAGATCGTAAAATTGCAAACATGTATCCGATGATTAATCTGATTATGGGTTCTCATACGCACCATCTATTGCCAACCGGTGAGAAAAATCGAGAAACTTTTGTGACAGCAGCCGGGAAATTTGGTCAACATATTGGACACATTACCTTGGAACTAGCTGCTGGTAAAATCCAACATGAAAAAGCCGAAGTCATTGCTACTTGTTCACTTCCTCCAACAGCGAATGAAGCAAAACTGATTTCAGACTATGAAGAACAAGGGCATATTCAATTAAAAGAACAAAAAATTGCCTATTTACCAAATGCCTTCTCCATAAGCTGGAAAGGCTCATCTCAGTTAGTCAATTTAGGATTAAAAGCCATTAAAGATTATGCACAAACAGAAGTTGCGATTGTCAATGCGGGTCTTTTTATGAAACCTTTGCAAAAAGGAATCATTTCTAAAAACGACTTACATCAAATATTGCCGCACCCAATGCGAGTTTTAACTTGTACGTTAGACGGAGAAAATCTGGAACGTTTGATTTTAGAAATGGAAAAAAACCGTAACTATTTACGCTATTTCCCTATCAAGGGACTGGGTTTTCGTGGGGAATTATTTGGTGAAATTTGTTACGATGGCATTTCCTATGACAATGAAAGCCAGACCGTTTATTGGCAAGGAGCGAAAGTAGAACCTCAAAAAGAGTATACACTCGCAACTGTCGATCATTTTTTATATGTTCCTTTTTTCCCAACGATTGAAATCAAAGGAAGAAACCAAGTTCTGTTTCCATTTTTTATTCGCGATGTTTTAGGACAATATTTAAAGAGAAACTATCCAATTGCTTAA
- a CDS encoding methylated-DNA--[protein]-cysteine S-methyltransferase translates to MLVESPVGLLELKEDEFGITSIHNLTIHPQDTLNSTHDEPFCLALKEELEAYFSGNLTEFTVPLSIHSGTPFQRSVWQALRKIPYGETKSYGDIAEAIENPKAVRAIGQANRNNPFPIVIPCHRVIGKNGKLVGYSGSSEIGLTTKEWLLNFEKNNH, encoded by the coding sequence ATGTTAGTCGAAAGCCCAGTCGGTTTACTTGAATTAAAAGAAGATGAATTTGGTATTACTAGTATTCATAATTTAACGATTCACCCGCAGGATACGCTAAATTCTACTCATGATGAGCCTTTTTGTTTGGCTTTGAAAGAAGAATTAGAAGCTTATTTTTCAGGCAATTTAACTGAATTTACGGTTCCTCTTTCGATTCATTCAGGCACTCCTTTTCAACGTAGCGTTTGGCAGGCGTTAAGAAAAATTCCATATGGCGAAACAAAAAGTTACGGGGATATTGCTGAAGCCATTGAAAATCCAAAGGCGGTCCGGGCTATTGGGCAAGCGAATCGCAATAATCCTTTTCCAATTGTGATTCCTTGTCATCGGGTAATTGGTAAAAATGGCAAGCTGGTTGGCTACAGCGGCTCTTCGGAAATTGGCTTAACGACGAAAGAATGGTTGTTGAATTTTGAAAAAAATAATCATTAA